From a single Silene latifolia isolate original U9 population chromosome 6, ASM4854445v1, whole genome shotgun sequence genomic region:
- the LOC141586445 gene encoding pentatricopeptide repeat-containing protein At1g20230-like, translated as MATKPIFKISRSTLSIPLILKSASSSIFHTKQAHAHILKTGFLIDVSFSSKLLSLYANHHCFDDATLFLNSIDEPSSSSYSIVINALSKFNLFNNVLHLFRKMLSKGVFPDGYVMPAVAKACAGLSAFEVGRQVHGIVKVCGHGYDNVVQSSLVHMYVKCHRLSVAHKVLDEISEPDVVTFSAMIAGYARNGDVGAAKGLFDEMGKLGLEANLISWNGLIAGFNQSGGYLEAITFFRDMHFKGIQPDGSSFSSVLAAIADLEVLNVGVQIHDYVIKRGFESDAWVVSALVNMYGKCRCVPEMKLVFDQLGYMEMGSCNALATGLARNGLVDDALVLFKRLRGHGMDLNVVSWTSMIACCSQNGKDIEALKLFTDMQLAGVKPNAVTIPCLLPACGNMAALMHGKAAHCFSLRRGMVQDVFVGSALIDMYAKCGKIRDSQLCFDAMPTKNLVTWNVIIGGYAMHGKHKEAFDMFDLMKKSGQKPNSVTFTCLLSACNQKGLVDEGWHYFNNMSKDYGVEPRMEHYACMVSLLSRVGKLEEAYSLIKEMPFEPDACVWGALLSSCRVYKNLELGEIAAEKLFKLEPKNPGNYVLLSNIYASKTMWADVDRVRDLMKGTGLKKNPGCSWIEIKNKVHMLLAGDKTHPQMAQIIQKLDALGSEMQKAGLAPKTDYVLHDVEEQDKEQMLCGHSEKLAVAFGLLNSRAGFPLRVIKNLRICGDCHAVIKFISSFEGREIFVRDTNRFHHFKDGECSCGDHW; from the coding sequence ATGGCTACCaaaccaatttttaaaataagTAGATCAACATTAAGTATCCCATTAATTTTAAAGTCAGCTTCATCTTCAATTTTTCATACTAAACAAGCACATGCTCACATTCTTAAAACTGGGTTTTTAATTGATGTATCCTTTTCTTCAAAGCTGCTATCTTTATATGCAAATCACCATTGTTTTGATGATGCAACACTTTTCCTTAATTCCATTGATGAACCCAGTTCATCTTCTTACTCAATTGTTATTAATGCATTGTCAAAATTTAATCTTTTTAACAATGTGTTACATTTGTTTAGGAAAATGTTATCTAAAGGTGTGTTTCCTGATGGGTATGTAATGCCGGCTGTGGCGAAGGCGTGTGCCGGGTTGTCGGCTTTTGAAGTTGGTAGACAGGTTCATGGGATTGTGAAAGTATGTGGGCATGGATATGATAATGTTGTGCAGTCGTCATTGGTTCATATGTATGTGAAATGTCATCGGTTGAGTGTTGCACATAAGGTGCTTGATGAAATTTCTGAACCAGATGTTGTCACTTTTAGTGCTATGATTGCAGGTTATGCTAGGAATGGAGATGTAGGTGCGGCGAAAGGGTTGTTTGATGAGATGGGAAAGTTGGGTTTGGAAGCGAATTTGATTTCTTGGAATGGTTTGATTGCCGGGTTTAATCAGAGTGGTGGGTATTTGGAGGCAATTACTTTTTTTAGGGATATGCATTTCAAGGGTATTCAGCCTGATGGGAGTAGCTTTTCGAGTGTGTTAGCTGCAATTGCAGATTTGGAGGTTTTAAATGTGGGAGTTCAAATTCATGATTATGTGATCAAGAGGGGTTTTGAGTCTGATGCTTGGGTTGTGAGTGCTCTTGTCAATATGTATGGTAAGTGTAGGTGTGTCCCTGagatgaaacttgtttttgatCAGTTGGGATATATGGAAATGGGTTCATGTAATGCCTTAGCCACTGGACTTGCGCGAAATGGTCTTGTTGATGATGCACTAGTCTTGTTTAAGAGACTGAGAGGGCATGGCATGGATCTAAATGTCGTTTCATGGACATCAATGATTGCTTGTTGTTCCCAGAATGGGAAAGATATCGAGGCTTTGAAGCTTTTCACTGATATGCAGCTTGCTGGTGTGAAACCCAATGCAGTCACCATCCCTTGCTTACTTCCTGCCTGTGGTAATATGGCAGCGTTAATGCACGGGAAGGCTGCACATTGCTTCTCTCTTAGAAGGGGAATGGTGCAGGACGTCTTTGTTGGCAGTGCGCTTATAGACATGTACGCAAAGTGTGGCAAAATAAGGGATTCTCAACTATGTTTTGATGCAATGCCGACTAAAAATTTGGTAACTTGGAATGTGATAATAGGGGGATACGCTATGCATGGAAAGCACAAAGAAGCATTTGATATGTTTGATTTGATGAAGAAGAGTGGACAGAAGCCAAACTCCGTGACATTTACTTGTTTGCTCTCTGCTTGTAATCAGAAAGGCCTTGTTGATGAGGGGTGGCACTATTTTAATAACATGTCTAAAGATTATGGTGTTGAACCTAGAATGGAGCATTATGCTTGTATGGTGAGTCTTTTGAGCCGTGTAGGCAAGCTTGAAGAAGCTTATTCGTTGATCAAGGAAATGCCTTTTGAGCCAGATGCCTGTGTTTGGGGAGCTCTTCTCAGTTCTTGTAGAGTCTACAAGAATTTAGAGCTCGGAGAAATTGCTGCCGAGAAGCTTTTCAAGTTGGAACCTAAAAATCCTGGGAACTATGTGCTCCTTTCGAATATCTATGCTTCAAAGACTATGTGGGCTGATGTGGACAGAGTGAGGGATTTGATGAAGGGAACAGGTTTGAAGAAGAATCCTGGATGCAGTTGGATTGAGATAAAAAACAAAGTCCACATGCTTCTTGCTGGGGACAAAACCCATCCTCAAATGGCCCAAATCATCCAAAAATTGGACGCATTGGGCTCAGAGATGCAGAAAGCGGGACTAGCCCCGAAAACTGATTATGTGCTGCATGATGTGGAGGAGCAAGATAAGGAGCAGATGCTGTGTGGACATAGCGAGAAATTAGCTGTAGCTTTTGGGCTCTTAAATTCTCGTGCAGGGTTTCCTCTTCGTGTCATTAAGAACCTTAGGATTTGTGGCGATTGCCATGCAGTTATTAAATTTATTTCTAGCTTTGAAGGGCGGGAAATTTTTGTTAGAGATACTAATCGCTTCCACCATTTCAAAGATGGGGAATGTTCTTGTGGTGATCATTGGTGA